A region of Streptomyces sp. R44 DNA encodes the following proteins:
- a CDS encoding PhzA/PhzB family protein — MSASEDTTRARDRATVDAFLRTDRESRLRRHTLYTEDGSAALFFTDVGRPLVVRGRENLRRHGELSLQVLPDWEWTDVEVYETLRPGLVFVECRGEGTIRFPGYPAGRYRNHFLHRFELVDGLIAASREYTNPIEHMRSLGIGTPHIDRDWIPTEEHA; from the coding sequence ATGTCCGCGTCCGAGGACACCACGCGCGCCCGTGACCGGGCCACCGTCGACGCCTTCCTGCGCACCGATCGGGAGAGCAGACTGCGGCGCCACACGCTGTACACCGAGGACGGCTCGGCCGCCCTGTTCTTCACCGACGTCGGCCGGCCCCTCGTGGTGCGCGGCCGCGAGAACCTGCGCCGCCACGGCGAGCTGTCGCTCCAGGTGCTCCCCGACTGGGAGTGGACCGATGTCGAGGTGTACGAGACGCTCCGGCCCGGCCTGGTCTTCGTGGAGTGCCGCGGCGAGGGCACCATCCGCTTCCCCGGCTATCCGGCCGGCCGCTACCGCAACCACTTCCTCCACCGCTTCGAGCTGGTCGACGGCCTGATCGCGGCCAGTCGCGAATACACCAACCCGATCGAGCACATGCGGTCCCTGGGCATCGGGACACCACACATCGACCGGGACTGGATACCCACCGAGGAGCACGCATGA
- a CDS encoding isochorismatase family protein has translation MTGIPPIAAYPLPSADELPANTARWQLDPLRAVLLVHDMQRYFLDPFPAGPRRELVARAALLRTRCAARGVQVAYTAQAGSMTRQERGLLQDFWGPGMRATPEDREVVPALAPGDGDWVLVKRRYSAFFRSGLLGRMRAAGRDQLVLCGVYAHVGVLATAVEAFTHDIRVFLVADAVADFSREDHDTALRYAAGRCAVVVTTEEVLS, from the coding sequence ATGACCGGTATCCCCCCGATCGCCGCGTATCCACTGCCGTCGGCGGACGAGCTGCCCGCCAACACCGCCCGCTGGCAGCTCGATCCGCTCCGCGCGGTGCTGCTCGTCCACGACATGCAGCGCTATTTCCTCGACCCGTTCCCGGCCGGACCGCGCCGCGAACTCGTCGCGCGGGCCGCCCTGTTGCGCACCCGCTGCGCCGCACGGGGCGTGCAGGTCGCCTACACCGCGCAGGCCGGCTCGATGACCCGTCAGGAACGCGGTCTGCTCCAGGACTTCTGGGGGCCGGGGATGCGCGCGACGCCCGAGGACCGAGAGGTCGTCCCGGCGCTCGCACCGGGGGACGGCGACTGGGTGCTGGTGAAACGCCGCTACAGCGCCTTCTTCCGGTCCGGACTGCTCGGCCGGATGCGGGCGGCGGGTCGCGACCAGCTCGTCCTGTGCGGGGTGTACGCGCACGTCGGGGTGCTCGCGACCGCCGTGGAGGCGTTCACCCACGACATCCGGGTCTTCCTGGTCGCCGACGCCGTTGCCGACTTCTCCCGCGAGGACCACGACACGGCCCTGCGCTACGCCGCCGGGCGCTGCGCCGTGGTCGTCACCACAGAGGAGGTCCTGTCATGA
- a CDS encoding 3-deoxy-7-phosphoheptulonate synthase → MSTTGHRADRTGTHAENLLSEMRARGAEQQPEWPDPAQARRVRAALAGRPPLVRAEDLRALGLLLARVAEGRALVVQAGDCAEDPEERTAGSVGRRVAVLDLLAGALHSAAGRPVLRVGRIAGQYAKPRSSPVELVDGRELPSYRGHLVNEPEPDAESRTPDPLRLLLGYLAAGDVMEHLGWHRRPRARGPEPPVWTSHEALLLDYEVPLLRRDDEGRLYLGSTHWPWIGKRTRAVDGAHVALLSQVANPVACKVDADLHRDELLALCERLDPGRVPGRLTLIARMGADLVADRLPPLVAAAKAAGHPVSWLCDPMHGNTVATADGTKTRVVGTVRREVALFRRAVESAGGVAAGLHLETTPDEVTECASCHEDLTQVGRIGERYTTFCDPRLNPWQALGVVSAWKTWKEES, encoded by the coding sequence ATGAGCACCACCGGCCACCGTGCCGACCGCACCGGCACCCACGCGGAGAACCTGCTGTCCGAGATGCGCGCGCGGGGCGCCGAGCAGCAGCCCGAGTGGCCCGACCCGGCGCAGGCCCGTCGGGTGCGCGCGGCACTCGCGGGCCGGCCGCCGCTGGTACGGGCCGAGGACCTGAGGGCGCTCGGACTGCTGCTGGCCCGGGTCGCCGAGGGCCGGGCGCTGGTCGTCCAGGCCGGCGACTGCGCGGAGGACCCGGAGGAGCGCACCGCGGGCAGCGTGGGGCGCCGGGTCGCCGTGCTCGACCTGCTCGCCGGGGCGCTGCACTCGGCCGCGGGTCGTCCGGTGCTGCGGGTGGGCCGGATCGCCGGCCAGTACGCCAAACCGCGCTCCAGCCCGGTCGAGCTCGTCGATGGCCGTGAACTCCCCTCGTACCGCGGTCATCTGGTCAACGAGCCGGAGCCGGACGCCGAGAGCCGCACCCCTGACCCGCTGCGGCTGCTGCTCGGCTATCTCGCCGCCGGGGACGTCATGGAGCACCTGGGCTGGCACCGACGCCCCAGGGCGCGCGGCCCGGAGCCTCCGGTGTGGACGAGCCACGAGGCGCTGCTGCTCGACTACGAGGTGCCGCTGCTGCGGCGGGACGACGAGGGCCGGCTCTATCTGGGCTCCACGCACTGGCCGTGGATCGGCAAGCGGACCCGCGCGGTGGACGGAGCTCATGTGGCGCTGCTGTCGCAGGTCGCCAACCCGGTGGCGTGCAAGGTGGACGCGGACCTCCACCGCGACGAACTGCTCGCGCTGTGCGAGAGGCTCGACCCCGGACGGGTGCCGGGCCGGCTCACGCTGATCGCCCGGATGGGCGCCGACCTGGTCGCGGACCGGCTGCCGCCGCTGGTCGCCGCCGCGAAGGCCGCCGGTCATCCGGTGAGCTGGCTGTGCGACCCGATGCACGGCAACACCGTAGCCACCGCCGACGGCACCAAGACCCGGGTCGTGGGGACCGTGCGGCGCGAGGTGGCCCTGTTCCGGCGGGCGGTGGAGTCCGCCGGGGGAGTGGCGGCCGGACTGCACCTGGAGACCACGCCGGACGAAGTGACGGAGTGCGCCTCCTGCCACGAGGACCTGACCCAGGTCGGCCGGATCGGCGAGCGGTACACGACGTTCTGCGATCCGCGGCTCAATCCGTGGCAGGCGCTCGGCGTCGTCTCGGCCTGGAAGACCTGGAAGGAGGAGTCATGA
- a CDS encoding PhzF family phenazine biosynthesis protein produces the protein MMRPYVVVDAFAAEPLRGNPVAVFFDCADLPTALMQRIAGEMNLSEVTFVLPPRQGGDARVRVFTPVNELPFAGHPLLGTAVALGPYVRGDRLVLETAMGPVPFVLRRRAGRVVAARMRQPVPYWTEFDQPDELLAAVGVSAATLPVEVYRNGPRHVFVAVGSVAALSALRPDHRALAAFEDLAVNCVAGSGTRWRSRMFSPAYGVVEDAATGSAAGPLAVHLARHGRVPYGREIAIRQGVELGRSALMLARAEGAGDHVESVEVSGEAVTVAVGRIYV, from the coding sequence ATGATGCGTCCGTACGTCGTCGTCGACGCCTTCGCCGCGGAGCCCCTGCGGGGCAATCCGGTGGCCGTGTTCTTCGACTGCGCCGATCTCCCGACCGCGTTGATGCAGCGGATCGCCGGCGAGATGAACCTCTCGGAGGTGACCTTCGTCCTGCCACCGCGCCAGGGCGGCGACGCCCGGGTCCGGGTCTTCACCCCGGTCAACGAGCTGCCCTTTGCCGGGCACCCTTTGCTCGGCACGGCCGTCGCGCTCGGCCCGTACGTGCGCGGCGACCGACTGGTCCTGGAGACCGCGATGGGCCCGGTGCCCTTCGTCCTGCGGCGGCGGGCGGGCCGGGTGGTGGCGGCGCGGATGCGCCAGCCGGTGCCGTACTGGACGGAGTTCGACCAGCCGGACGAACTCCTCGCGGCGGTCGGGGTCTCCGCCGCCACTCTGCCCGTGGAGGTCTACCGCAACGGCCCTCGGCACGTCTTCGTGGCCGTCGGGAGCGTCGCCGCCCTGTCGGCGCTACGGCCCGATCACCGGGCGCTCGCGGCCTTCGAGGACCTCGCCGTGAACTGCGTCGCCGGATCCGGGACGCGCTGGCGCAGTCGGATGTTCTCACCCGCGTACGGCGTGGTGGAGGACGCGGCGACCGGTTCGGCCGCCGGGCCGCTCGCCGTGCATCTGGCCCGGCACGGACGCGTGCCGTACGGCCGGGAGATCGCGATCCGCCAGGGTGTCGAACTGGGCCGGAGCGCCCTGATGCTGGCCCGCGCGGAGGGCGCGGGCGACCACGTCGAGTCCGTCGAGGTGAGCGGCGAGGCCGTCACCGTGGCGGTCGGGAGGATCTATGTCTGA
- a CDS encoding methyltransferase — MTTDPQAVRDTVELVTGAWRTQTVHVAARLRLPDLVAEGHRDPTALAAATGLREDLVHRLLRLLVLLGVLEPDGDGRVATTPVGELLRDRPGSLRDMALLYGEEFYRAWEHAESALTTGTSGFELAYGEPLLSYLAGDREAAGRFQRVMQAGHAVFDAVPGVLDLAGRERVVDVGGGSGRLLAAVLAAAPRARGVLVDLPHTLPHARAHLAATVGLDRVELHGRDMFAEPLPAGGDVYLLSRVLGDWDDGNCVRLLRRVRAELSPRARLLVVERMVTDDGSGPLAALWDLHLLVVNGGRQRTLDDYRTLLHRSGLALERVVELPLETKGLLVAAADGSG; from the coding sequence ATGACCACCGACCCCCAGGCAGTCCGGGACACGGTCGAACTCGTCACCGGCGCCTGGCGCACCCAGACCGTCCATGTCGCCGCCCGGCTGCGGCTGCCCGACCTGGTGGCCGAGGGGCACCGGGACCCGACGGCGCTCGCAGCGGCGACGGGGCTGCGCGAGGACCTCGTCCACCGGCTGCTGCGCCTGCTCGTCCTGCTCGGGGTGCTCGAGCCGGACGGCGACGGGAGAGTGGCCACCACACCGGTCGGAGAGCTGCTGCGGGACCGTCCGGGCTCGCTGCGCGACATGGCGCTGCTGTACGGGGAGGAGTTCTACCGGGCCTGGGAGCACGCGGAGTCGGCGCTGACCACCGGGACGTCCGGCTTCGAGCTGGCGTACGGCGAGCCGCTGCTGTCCTACCTCGCGGGCGACCGGGAGGCGGCGGGGCGCTTCCAGCGGGTGATGCAGGCCGGGCACGCCGTGTTCGACGCGGTGCCCGGTGTCCTGGACCTCGCGGGGCGCGAGCGGGTGGTGGACGTCGGCGGCGGCAGCGGCCGACTGCTCGCCGCAGTGCTGGCCGCCGCGCCTAGGGCTCGCGGCGTCCTCGTGGACCTGCCCCACACGCTGCCGCACGCCCGCGCCCATCTGGCGGCCACCGTGGGCCTGGACCGGGTGGAGCTGCACGGCCGGGACATGTTCGCCGAGCCGCTCCCGGCCGGCGGCGACGTCTATCTGCTCTCCCGCGTGCTCGGCGACTGGGACGACGGGAACTGCGTCCGGCTGCTGCGCCGCGTGCGGGCGGAACTGTCGCCGCGGGCCCGGCTGCTGGTGGTGGAGCGGATGGTCACGGACGACGGATCGGGCCCGCTGGCCGCGCTGTGGGACCTGCACCTGCTGGTGGTCAACGGCGGCCGGCAGCGCACCTTGGACGACTACCGGACGCTGCTGCACCGCTCGGGCCTTGCTTTGGAACGGGTGGTGGAGCTGCCGCTGGAGACGAAGGGCCTGCTGGTCGCCGCGGCGGACGGTTCAGGATGA
- the phzG gene encoding phenazine biosynthesis FMN-dependent oxidase PhzG, translating to MSDSTGTTAHARHTTGRSETLTGTVRLPFPEYADPPADPVALLRCWLVQAEELGVREPRALALATATAAGGPSSRIVAVNRITDTGLVFATHRGSRKERELAVDPRASGLLYWRETSRQISLAGRVRRLPDATADALWSARPVFTHAMTVASRQSEPLGSLAEVAALRDRAARLAAAGPRPRPAAYLALELVPEEVEFWADGTGRLHERLRYTRGPEGWRAVRLQP from the coding sequence ATGTCTGACAGCACCGGTACGACCGCACACGCCCGGCACACCACCGGCCGGTCGGAGACCCTGACAGGAACGGTCCGGCTGCCCTTCCCCGAGTACGCCGATCCGCCCGCCGATCCGGTGGCGCTGCTGCGCTGCTGGCTGGTCCAGGCCGAGGAACTGGGCGTGCGCGAGCCACGGGCCCTCGCCCTGGCCACCGCCACAGCGGCGGGCGGCCCGTCGAGCCGGATCGTGGCCGTCAACCGGATCACGGACACCGGCCTGGTCTTCGCCACCCACCGCGGCAGCCGCAAGGAGCGCGAACTCGCCGTCGACCCACGGGCGTCGGGTCTGCTCTACTGGCGGGAGACCAGTCGGCAGATCAGCCTCGCCGGACGGGTGCGCCGGCTGCCCGACGCGACGGCCGACGCCCTGTGGTCCGCCCGCCCGGTGTTCACGCACGCGATGACGGTGGCTTCGCGGCAGAGCGAGCCGCTGGGCTCCCTCGCGGAGGTGGCCGCGCTGCGGGACCGCGCCGCGCGGCTGGCCGCCGCCGGACCGCGGCCGCGCCCCGCCGCGTACCTCGCGCTCGAACTCGTACCCGAAGAGGTGGAGTTCTGGGCCGACGGCACCGGACGACTGCACGAGAGGCTGCGCTACACGCGCGGTCCCGAGGGCTGGCGGGCTGTTCGCCTCCAGCCGTGA
- a CDS encoding anthranilate synthase family protein produces the protein MTDPLTSILGPGPRPAAYALLHRPGAGHPDAPDMLDVLVGRVSLPASLAGVPLPARESAEGQGAHHESLVVVPYRQITERGFRCADDGAPLIALSVTGQSTVPVREALARLPRTATGLRDGRFDLDDEMYATAVRRVVREEIGEGAGANFVLRRTFLAELDEHGPDTALAFFRRLLEQESGAYWTFLVHTGVRTFVGASPERHVSLRDGTAVMNPISGTYRHPPEGPSLPGVMAFLADRKEADELSMVVDEELKMMARICPGGGRVTGPYLKEMARLAHTEYLIEGSTDREVREVLRETLFAPTVTGSPLESACRVIARHEATGRGYYSGVVALIGRDERGGRALDSAILIRTAEIDAAGRLRIGVGATVVRHSDPDAEAAETRAKAAGLLAALEGDGPGPFGGHPEVRAALERRNDNLSGFWLGAHRGTGDAELAGRPVLVVDAEDAFTAMIGRQLTSLGLDVTVHRYHEEYVPEAYDLVVLGPGPGDPAEAGHPRMDGLRATARGLLAGRRPFLAICLSHQIVGLELGLPLVRKEVPHQGVQKEIELFGRRERVGFYNTFAARATADRTVVDGVGAVEVCRDPFTGEVHALRGPHFITLQFHPESVLTRDGPGIFVRAARHALRDAPARRAPSPTDC, from the coding sequence ATGACCGATCCGCTGACGTCGATCCTCGGGCCCGGGCCCCGCCCCGCCGCCTACGCCCTGCTGCACCGCCCCGGCGCCGGACATCCCGACGCGCCCGACATGCTGGACGTGCTGGTCGGCCGGGTGTCGCTGCCCGCCTCGCTGGCCGGTGTGCCGCTGCCCGCGCGGGAGTCCGCGGAGGGCCAGGGCGCGCACCACGAGTCGCTGGTGGTCGTTCCGTACCGGCAGATCACCGAGCGCGGCTTCCGCTGCGCCGACGACGGGGCGCCGCTGATCGCGCTGAGCGTGACCGGGCAGTCGACGGTGCCGGTGCGAGAGGCGCTGGCCCGGCTGCCGCGCACGGCGACCGGGCTTCGCGACGGGCGGTTCGACCTCGACGACGAGATGTACGCGACGGCGGTGCGCAGGGTGGTGCGGGAGGAGATCGGGGAGGGCGCGGGAGCCAACTTCGTACTGCGCCGCACCTTCCTCGCGGAGCTCGACGAGCACGGCCCGGACACCGCGCTGGCGTTCTTCCGTCGGCTGCTCGAACAGGAGTCGGGGGCGTACTGGACGTTCCTGGTGCACACCGGGGTCCGCACCTTCGTGGGCGCGTCCCCCGAGCGGCACGTGAGCCTGCGGGACGGCACGGCGGTGATGAACCCGATCAGCGGCACCTACCGGCATCCGCCCGAAGGACCGTCGCTGCCCGGGGTGATGGCCTTCCTCGCCGACCGCAAGGAAGCCGACGAGCTGTCGATGGTCGTCGACGAGGAACTGAAGATGATGGCCCGGATCTGCCCCGGAGGCGGCCGGGTGACCGGCCCGTACCTGAAGGAGATGGCACGGCTCGCGCACACCGAGTACCTGATCGAGGGCAGCACGGACCGGGAGGTGCGCGAGGTGCTGCGGGAGACCCTGTTCGCGCCGACGGTGACCGGCTCGCCTCTGGAGAGCGCCTGCCGGGTGATCGCCCGGCACGAGGCTACCGGCCGGGGCTACTACAGCGGGGTCGTGGCGCTGATCGGCCGGGACGAGCGGGGCGGCCGGGCGCTGGACTCGGCGATCCTCATCAGGACCGCCGAGATCGACGCGGCGGGCCGGCTGCGGATCGGGGTGGGCGCGACCGTGGTGCGTCACTCCGACCCGGACGCGGAGGCCGCCGAGACCCGGGCGAAGGCGGCCGGGCTGCTGGCGGCGCTGGAGGGCGACGGGCCGGGACCGTTCGGCGGACACCCGGAGGTGCGGGCCGCCCTGGAACGGCGCAACGACAACCTGTCCGGCTTCTGGCTGGGCGCGCACCGGGGCACCGGAGACGCGGAACTCGCCGGACGCCCGGTCCTGGTCGTCGATGCAGAGGACGCCTTCACCGCCATGATCGGCCGACAGCTCACGTCACTCGGGCTGGATGTGACGGTGCATCGATACCACGAGGAGTACGTGCCCGAGGCGTACGACCTGGTCGTCCTGGGCCCGGGTCCCGGTGATCCGGCGGAGGCCGGGCACCCTCGGATGGACGGGCTGAGGGCGACCGCGCGCGGACTGCTCGCGGGGCGGCGGCCGTTCCTGGCGATCTGCCTCAGCCACCAGATCGTCGGCCTCGAACTCGGCCTCCCGCTCGTCCGCAAGGAGGTGCCGCACCAGGGCGTGCAGAAGGAGATCGAGCTGTTCGGCCGCCGTGAGCGGGTCGGCTTCTACAACACGTTCGCGGCGCGCGCGACGGCCGACCGGACGGTGGTCGACGGCGTCGGCGCGGTGGAAGTGTGCCGTGATCCGTTCACGGGCGAGGTGCACGCGCTGCGCGGCCCGCACTTCATCACGCTCCAGTTCCATCCCGAGTCGGTGCTGACCCGCGACGGGCCGGGGATCTTCGTCCGCGCCGCACGGCATGCGCTGCGCGACGCCCCGGCCCGACGGGCCCCGTCCCCGACGGACTGCTGA
- a CDS encoding PhzA/PhzB family protein, with translation MSGTAPRRGSADDTTELRRRNRATVETYMNTRGEARLRRHELFTEDGTGGLWTTDTGAPIAVRGRDRLAEHAVWSLRCFPDWEWYGVRVFETQDPNHFWVECDGHGRIRFPGYPEGFYENHFLHSFEMSGGRIVRGREFMNPFAQLRALGIPVPTVRREGIPT, from the coding sequence CGACCGAGCTGCGGCGGCGCAACCGCGCCACCGTCGAGACGTACATGAACACCCGGGGCGAGGCCCGGCTCCGCAGGCACGAGCTGTTCACCGAGGACGGCACGGGCGGCCTGTGGACCACCGACACCGGCGCCCCGATCGCCGTCCGGGGCCGGGACCGGCTCGCGGAGCACGCCGTCTGGTCGCTGCGCTGCTTCCCGGACTGGGAGTGGTACGGCGTCCGCGTCTTCGAGACCCAGGACCCGAACCACTTCTGGGTGGAGTGCGACGGCCACGGCCGGATTCGCTTCCCCGGCTATCCCGAGGGCTTCTACGAGAACCACTTCCTGCACTCGTTCGAGATGTCCGGCGGCAGGATCGTCCGCGGCCGCGAGTTCATGAACCCGTTCGCGCAGCTGCGCGCCCTGGGCATCCCGGTGCCCACCGTCCGCCGCGAGGGGATACCGACATGA